The DNA sequence GGTTCGAGGTGCAGCCCGTCGTCGGCGTGATCGCCCCCGATCTGCGCTTCGTTCCCCAGCCCGAGGAGGTTGCCGCGGTGTTCGAGGTGCCGCTCGATTTCGTGCTCGACCCCGCCAACCATGTCGAGACCAGCGTCGAATGGCTGGGCCGCGACCGGCATTATTATGAGATCGCGTGGCGCAGCCATCGCATCTGGGGCGCGACCGCGGCGATGCTCGTCAACCTGTCGCGGCGCCTGAGATGGACCAGCTGATGGACCGGATAATCCTGCCCGATGCGCCCTGGCGGCACCGGCCCGGCCTCGATCGCCTCGCCGCCGCGCTGGGCCAAGGGACTGCGCGCTATGTCGGCGGCGCGGTGCGCGACACGCTGCTCGGCATCGACGTCACCGATATCGACATCGCGACGACTCATGCCCCGGATCAAGTCGTCGAACTGCTCCAGCACGCGGGCATCAAGGTGATCCCCACCGGCATCGCGCACGGCACCGTCACCGCGGTGAGCAGCGGCACCGTGGTCGAGGTCACCACGCTGCGCCGCGACGTCTCGACCGACGGCCGCCGCGCCACCGTCGCCTTTACCGACGACTGGCGCGAGGACGCGGCGCGGCGCGATTTCACGATCAACGCGCTCTACGCCGATCCCGTGAGCGGCGAGCTGTTCGACTATTTCGGCGGGCTCGCCGACCTGGAGGCGCGCCACATCCGCTTCATCGGCGATCCGCTGCAGCGCATCGCCGAGGACCATCTGCGCATCCTGCGTTTCTTCCGCTTCCTCGCCCGCTTTGGCGACACCCCCGATCCGGCGGCGCTCGATGCCTGCACCGCGCGCGCCAACGACCTGATGGCCTTGTCGCGCGAGCGGATCCGCGACGAGTTGCTCAAGCTGCTCGTCGCGGCGGACGCGGTGCGCGTGATGCGGCTGGTGGTCGCGCGCGGCATCCTGAAGCCGGTGCTGCCCGAGATCGGCGCGGCCGGGGTCGAGCGCTTGGCCGCGCTCGCTGCGCGGGAAACCGAAGCAGGTCTGCCCGCCGAACCGATCCGCCGCCTCGCCGCCGTGCTTCCGCCCGATCCCGCGACCAACGACGTGGCCGGCGCGCGGCTCAAGCTGTCCAACGCCGAGCGCCAGGCGCTGGCCAGCGCGATTCAGTCCGATCTTGCCGAAGGCCCCCTGCCGCTCGCCTATCGCATCGGCCCCGAGCGCGCCGCCGACCGGCTGCTGCTGGCGGGCGACGCCGCGGGCGCGCGCGATGCGGCGGGCTGGATGCCGCCGCGCCTGCCCGTCACCGGCGGCGCGCTGATCGAACGCGGTCTGTCGAAAGGGCCCGAGGTCGCCAAGGCATTGCGCCGGATCGAGGACCGCTGGATCGCCGAGGGCTTCCCCGGCGCAGCGCGTGCCGCTCAGATCGCCGATGCGGTGGTCGCCGAATTACTGTCCAGCGACAGCAGCGCATAGGCGTCGTCCGGCACCAGCGGACGCGCATAGAGATAGCCCTGGCCATAGGTGCAGCCGAGCGCGGCGAGCGTCTGGGCGAGCTCGTTGGTCTCGACGCCTTCCGCGGTGGTCCGCATGCCCAGCGCCTGGGCGAGGCTCAGGATCGCGCGCACGATCGCGATCTTGTCGCGGTCGGCGAGCATGCCCGTCACGAAGCTGCGGTCGATCTTGAGCACGTCGATCGGCAGCTTCTGGAGATAGGCGAGGTTCGAATAGCCGGTGCCGAAATCGTCCATCGCCAACGTCGTGCCGAGCGCCTTCAGCGCCTGCATCGTCCGCGCGATGTGATCGGGATCGGTGACCAGCGCGCTCTCGGTCAGCTCGAGCGTGATCCGCCGCCCGTCGATCGCATTCGCCGCGAGCGCCGCCTCCACCATCGGCGCGATCTGGTCGCGCTGGAGCTGGATCGCCGACAGGTTGACCGCGACATTGACCTGGCAGTCGCCGCCCGCCGCGGCATCCCATTGCGCGACCGTGCGCGCCGCCTCGTGCATCGCCCAGCGCCCGAGCGGGACGATCAGCCCCGATTCCTCGGCCACCGGGATGAACTCGGTGGGCGGCACGATCTCGCCGCTCTCGGTGGTCCAGCGCGCCAGCGCCTCGAACGAGACGATGCGCCCGGTGGCGAGATCGCAGATCGGCTGGAAGTTCAGCGACAGCGCGCCATTGTCGATCGCGCGGCGCAGCTCGGTCTCGATGCTGAATTGCTGGCGCGCAAGGTCGAACGCCTGGGTGTGGTAGATTTCGGTGCGCCCGCTCTTCTTGGCGCGCTTCATCGCGAACTGGGCGTGACGGATCAGGTCCTCGGCGTCCCCGACCGTCTCGTCGCCCACCGCGATGCCGATCGAGCAATCGACCCGGATCTCGAAGTCGGATAGCCGAAACGGGGTGGTCAGCGCGTTCTGGATGCGCCTGGCGACGTGGAGCGCGTCGCTCGCGCCCTCGTCCAATGCGAGCTGGATCGCGAATTCGTCGCCGCCGGTGCGCGCCAGCACGTCATGCGCGCGGAGCGCACCCTTCACGCGTCGCGCCACCGAGATCAGCAATTCGTCGCCCGAAAGACCGCCCAGACAAGCGTTGACGCGGCTGAACCGGTCGAGGTTGATCACCAGCACCGCGAAACTGTCCATCCCGCCGCGTCCGATCTCCTCCTCCAGCCGCTCGGCGAAACCGGAACGGTTGGGAAGGCCGGTCAGGCTGTCGCTGAGCATCTCGCGGCGAAGGCTGCGCTGGGTGCGCAGCTCGGAGGTGTGGTCGATCAGCGTCACCAGGCAACGGCCGCTGCCCTTTTCCGAAGGGCGGCGTGCGATCTTGACGCGGAAGCTGCGGCAATCGACCGCGTCGCCCAGCTCCCAGTTCATCTCCTGTTCGGTCGCATCCGATTCGACAAAGGCAATGATCTTGTCGCCCAGCAGGCGGATCAGCGGCGACTGATCGGCGACGGTTCCAAGGCCGGCGATGCGGAAGAGGCGATTGACCGCCTCGAACGCGAAGCGCCCGTCCTTCCATTCGACCACCGCCGCGGGGACCGGGAGCAGGTTCAGGACCTGCGCCGCGCCACTCGGCCCAAGGAGGCGCGCCTCGTCACCCTCGACCTGGATCGGGGCACGAACGGTCTTGTCCTTGCTTCGGCGGGACAGCAGCATCACTATGTGGGGCTACCGCGATTTGGTTAAGAGCCGCTAAAGGCGCCGGATCAAAAACATCCGATTCAGAAACGGTTGTCGCGCGGAAAGCCGGTCGGCGGCAGTTGCCCGGCGGCGCCGCGGGCGGCGCGCCAGCGCATCAGATCGGTCTCCGTCCGGGTGCGCCCCTGCTCGCCACCCATCGTCCAAGAGAGACCGTCGGCGAAGCGGAAGGTGACCGCGTCCGACAGCCCGCCGTCGCGATAGCGCTGGAGCTGCACCCCCTGCCCGCGCGCCAGCTCGGCGAGCTCGCTCATCGGGAACACCACCAGCTTGCGGTTGTCGCCGATCGCCGCGACATAGTCGTCCTCGGGCTTGACCGGCTTGACCCGCTTGAGCAGCGCGCCGGGCCGCGGCGTCATCACCTGCTTGCCCTTGCGCGTCTCGGCGATCACGTCCTCGGTCTTGACCAGGAAGCCGCGCCCGTCGCTCGCCGCGACCAGCAGCTTCTCCGCCGCGCTCGCGGGCAGCAGCCCGACGATTCCGGTGCCGCCGTCGAGGTCGATCATCAGCCGCACCGGCTCGCCGAACCCGCGCCCGCCCGGCAGCTTGTCGCCCGCCAGCGTGTAGAAGCGGCCATTCTCCGCCGCGAGCAGCAGCTTGTCGGTCGTCTGCGCATGGAAGGCGAGGAACGGGCCGTCACCCTCCTTGAATTTCAAGGTCTCGGCCGACGCCAGCTCGCCATGCCCCTTCATCGC is a window from the Sphingomonas sp. BT-65 genome containing:
- a CDS encoding CCA tRNA nucleotidyltransferase is translated as MDRIILPDAPWRHRPGLDRLAAALGQGTARYVGGAVRDTLLGIDVTDIDIATTHAPDQVVELLQHAGIKVIPTGIAHGTVTAVSSGTVVEVTTLRRDVSTDGRRATVAFTDDWREDAARRDFTINALYADPVSGELFDYFGGLADLEARHIRFIGDPLQRIAEDHLRILRFFRFLARFGDTPDPAALDACTARANDLMALSRERIRDELLKLLVAADAVRVMRLVVARGILKPVLPEIGAAGVERLAALAARETEAGLPAEPIRRLAAVLPPDPATNDVAGARLKLSNAERQALASAIQSDLAEGPLPLAYRIGPERAADRLLLAGDAAGARDAAGWMPPRLPVTGGALIERGLSKGPEVAKALRRIEDRWIAEGFPGAARAAQIADAVVAELLSSDSSA
- a CDS encoding bifunctional diguanylate cyclase/phosphodiesterase, with the translated sequence MLLSRRSKDKTVRAPIQVEGDEARLLGPSGAAQVLNLLPVPAAVVEWKDGRFAFEAVNRLFRIAGLGTVADQSPLIRLLGDKIIAFVESDATEQEMNWELGDAVDCRSFRVKIARRPSEKGSGRCLVTLIDHTSELRTQRSLRREMLSDSLTGLPNRSGFAERLEEEIGRGGMDSFAVLVINLDRFSRVNACLGGLSGDELLISVARRVKGALRAHDVLARTGGDEFAIQLALDEGASDALHVARRIQNALTTPFRLSDFEIRVDCSIGIAVGDETVGDAEDLIRHAQFAMKRAKKSGRTEIYHTQAFDLARQQFSIETELRRAIDNGALSLNFQPICDLATGRIVSFEALARWTTESGEIVPPTEFIPVAEESGLIVPLGRWAMHEAARTVAQWDAAAGGDCQVNVAVNLSAIQLQRDQIAPMVEAALAANAIDGRRITLELTESALVTDPDHIARTMQALKALGTTLAMDDFGTGYSNLAYLQKLPIDVLKIDRSFVTGMLADRDKIAIVRAILSLAQALGMRTTAEGVETNELAQTLAALGCTYGQGYLYARPLVPDDAYALLSLDSNSATTASAI